In a single window of the Paenibacillus sp. MMS20-IR301 genome:
- a CDS encoding ABC transporter ATP-binding protein, with amino-acid sequence MTDCIIELCGLTKRYKSKAAVRNADLKIYRGEIVGIIGKNGAGKSTLLKMIGGLIYPTSGELHFFNRAAAGDQSFFERMGVLIEDAGLYPNVSAYENLNLLAIAYGLRDKDREIERLLQLVGLDSKSTAKVKGYSMGMKQRLGIAVALLGSPDVLILDEPINGLDPQGIVEIRQLILELNQTGLTILISSHILEELSKIATRYVIIHQGEFVQVITKDELQQSCEERIEIILEEASMALPVLERELEIRNFKVIGNGAVYVYDGHVQIRQIVKVLAEHGVMVDSITKQKQSLEQYFLEITGSAGGRHD; translated from the coding sequence ATGACAGATTGCATTATTGAACTGTGCGGGCTTACCAAGCGCTACAAATCAAAAGCTGCGGTACGGAATGCCGATCTCAAGATATACAGAGGTGAAATTGTCGGAATTATCGGTAAAAATGGAGCGGGAAAATCAACGCTGCTCAAGATGATCGGCGGACTGATTTATCCGACCTCGGGGGAGCTGCATTTCTTTAACCGTGCTGCGGCCGGGGACCAGTCTTTTTTCGAGCGGATGGGTGTGCTGATTGAGGATGCCGGGCTGTACCCCAATGTTTCAGCCTATGAGAATCTGAATCTGCTGGCTATTGCTTATGGCCTCAGGGACAAGGATAGAGAGATAGAGAGGCTGCTGCAGCTGGTGGGGCTGGACAGTAAGAGTACGGCTAAGGTTAAAGGCTATTCCATGGGCATGAAGCAGCGGCTGGGTATAGCAGTTGCCTTGCTTGGGAGTCCGGATGTACTGATTCTGGATGAGCCGATTAACGGACTTGATCCACAGGGGATTGTAGAGATCAGACAGCTGATCCTGGAGCTGAACCAGACCGGCTTAACGATCCTCATCTCCAGCCATATTCTTGAGGAGCTATCCAAAATCGCAACCAGGTATGTCATCATCCATCAGGGAGAATTTGTCCAGGTAATCACCAAAGATGAGTTGCAGCAGAGCTGCGAGGAACGGATTGAAATCATATTAGAGGAAGCCAGCATGGCACTGCCGGTGCTGGAGCGGGAACTGGAAATCAGGAACTTTAAGGTGATCGGCAACGGGGCGGTGTATGTATACGACGGGCATGTTCAAATCCGGCAGATCGTAAAGGTGCTGGCAGAACACGGAGTAATGGTAGATTCGATAACCAAGCAGAAGCAGAGCCTGGAGCAATATTTTCTGGAAATAACCGGAAGTGCAGGTGGCCGCCATGATTAA
- a CDS encoding carbohydrate ABC transporter permease, producing MEATSSSKRIVTHLSLLVVSLIMMYPIFWWLGASLKTNAEMSSANLFPKVPHWANFSEGWVSVPNFTFAHFYLNTFELVLGVLFTSVISCSLVAFAFSRLDFPLRNFWFAIMLVTLMLPTQVTIVPQYVMFSGWGWINTYLPFYIPHLFAGGIGGPFFIYLLVQFMRSVPKELDEAAKIDGCSWFSIYWRIMIPLVKPALVTVAIYAFLWNWDDFFGQMLYINTVEKYTINLALKLFIDSQGSVPWGQMLAMSLLSITPSVLIFFLAQKHFVEGMSAGALKG from the coding sequence ATGGAAGCCACCAGTTCTAGCAAACGTATCGTTACGCATCTCTCGCTTCTGGTTGTCAGTCTGATTATGATGTACCCGATCTTCTGGTGGCTGGGCGCCTCGCTGAAGACGAATGCGGAGATGAGCTCTGCGAATCTGTTTCCCAAAGTCCCCCACTGGGCCAACTTCTCCGAGGGCTGGGTCTCGGTGCCGAACTTTACGTTTGCCCATTTCTATCTCAATACGTTCGAGCTGGTGCTCGGCGTGCTGTTCACAAGTGTAATCTCGTGCAGTCTGGTTGCCTTTGCCTTCTCCCGGCTGGACTTCCCGCTGCGCAATTTCTGGTTCGCCATCATGCTCGTGACCCTGATGCTGCCGACACAGGTAACGATTGTCCCGCAATACGTGATGTTCAGCGGCTGGGGCTGGATCAACACCTATCTGCCGTTCTACATTCCCCATCTGTTCGCAGGCGGGATCGGCGGCCCGTTCTTCATCTATCTGCTCGTCCAGTTTATGCGCTCCGTCCCGAAAGAGCTCGACGAGGCGGCCAAAATCGACGGCTGCTCCTGGTTCAGCATTTACTGGAGAATTATGATACCGCTCGTAAAGCCTGCTCTGGTTACCGTTGCGATCTATGCCTTCCTGTGGAACTGGGATGATTTCTTCGGGCAGATGCTTTATATTAATACTGTTGAAAAATATACAATCAACCTCGCGCTTAAGCTGTTCATAGATTCGCAGGGTTCAGTGCCGTGGGGCCAGATGCTGGCGATGTCGCTGCTGTCCATTACTCCGTCCGTGCTGATCTTCTTCCTCGCCCAGAAGCATTTTGTGGAGGGGATGTCTGCGGGGGCGCTGAAAGGCTAG
- a CDS encoding sugar ABC transporter permease, giving the protein MNNAAVKQAPAGSLKPVPSGKKRIKRWESPLAGYLFLSPWLIGFFLLTLGPMVMSMYYSFTDYSLLEAPKWVGLANYTRIFTQDDVFPSSLKITITFVLLTVPLRLMFALAIAMLLNRKIRGISFYRTMVYFPSLIGTSIAVSILWKNIFSRNGFINDFLSLFGIKGPAWIADPKYALGTLILLMVWQFGSSMIIFLAGLKQIPGDLYEASSVDGASKFRQFISITLPMLSPIIMFNAIQTMINTFQMFTQAFVITNGGPVKSTFVYVMYLYEEAFTKFHMGYASALAWVLLVLIGLFTAVLFGTSKYWVFYESQGGKK; this is encoded by the coding sequence ATGAACAATGCTGCTGTAAAGCAAGCCCCTGCGGGTTCTTTGAAACCGGTTCCGTCCGGCAAAAAGCGGATCAAACGCTGGGAATCACCACTCGCCGGGTATCTGTTTCTCTCGCCGTGGCTGATAGGGTTCTTCCTCTTGACCCTGGGGCCGATGGTGATGTCGATGTATTACTCGTTCACCGATTACTCGCTGCTGGAAGCGCCGAAATGGGTCGGGCTGGCCAATTACACGCGGATTTTCACCCAGGATGATGTATTTCCGTCTTCACTCAAGATTACGATTACCTTCGTGCTGCTGACCGTGCCGCTGCGCCTGATGTTTGCCCTGGCGATTGCCATGCTGCTGAACCGGAAGATCAGGGGAATCAGCTTTTACCGGACGATGGTCTATTTCCCGTCACTGATCGGCACAAGCATCGCGGTATCCATTCTCTGGAAAAATATTTTCAGCCGCAACGGCTTCATCAATGACTTCCTCTCGCTGTTCGGCATTAAAGGGCCGGCCTGGATTGCTGATCCGAAGTATGCGCTGGGTACGCTGATTCTGCTGATGGTGTGGCAGTTCGGCTCGTCGATGATCATTTTCCTGGCCGGACTTAAGCAAATCCCGGGTGATCTGTATGAAGCTTCATCCGTAGACGGGGCAAGCAAATTCCGCCAGTTCATCTCGATCACACTGCCGATGCTCTCGCCGATCATTATGTTCAATGCCATTCAGACGATGATCAATACGTTCCAGATGTTTACCCAGGCCTTTGTCATCACAAACGGCGGTCCGGTGAAATCCACATTTGTCTATGTAATGTACCTGTATGAGGAAGCCTTTACCAAGTTCCATATGGGCTATGCCTCGGCGCTGGCCTGGGTGCTGCTGGTGCTGATCGGCCTGTTCACCGCAGTGCTGTTCGGAACTTCGAAATATTGGGTGTTCTATGAATCGCAAGGAGGCAAGAAATAA
- the nrdF gene encoding class 1b ribonucleoside-diphosphate reductase subunit beta gives MSAIKAVNWNRPDDDFSLMFWNQNIMQFWTDDEIPLSDDKMSWLTLSEVEKDSYMKVLGGLTLLDTIQGGVGMPQIMEHVDGLQRKAVLGFMGMMEQIHAKSYSSIFTTLASTEEIDSIFRWVEDNTFLQFKAETISEYYKKIESPKDLYLAMAASVLLESYLFYSGFFYPLYLAGQGKMTCSGEIIDLILRDESIHGVYVGVLAQEIFEELSEDDQRDVYQTLVGLLRLLHANEEQYTEQIYAQIGLVEEVKTFLRYNANKAMMNLGLDPLFAEEEINPIVQNGISTHTKQHDFFSKKGNGYVRAMNVEPLRDEDFNF, from the coding sequence ATGAGCGCAATTAAAGCCGTGAACTGGAACCGTCCCGACGACGATTTCTCGCTGATGTTCTGGAATCAGAATATTATGCAGTTCTGGACCGATGACGAAATTCCATTATCCGATGACAAAATGTCCTGGCTCACACTGAGCGAAGTGGAGAAGGACTCTTATATGAAGGTGCTGGGCGGACTGACCCTGCTTGATACGATTCAGGGCGGCGTCGGCATGCCGCAGATTATGGAGCATGTGGACGGCTTGCAGCGCAAGGCGGTCCTCGGCTTCATGGGGATGATGGAGCAGATCCATGCGAAGTCCTACAGCAGTATTTTCACCACTCTGGCTTCTACCGAGGAGATCGACAGCATCTTCCGCTGGGTGGAGGATAATACGTTCCTGCAGTTCAAGGCAGAGACGATCTCGGAATACTACAAGAAGATTGAGTCGCCAAAAGATCTCTATCTCGCCATGGCCGCATCCGTACTGCTGGAGAGCTACTTGTTCTACAGCGGCTTCTTCTACCCGCTCTATCTGGCCGGCCAGGGCAAAATGACCTGCAGCGGCGAGATCATCGACCTGATCCTGCGCGATGAGAGCATCCACGGCGTCTACGTCGGCGTACTCGCCCAGGAGATCTTCGAGGAGCTGTCCGAGGATGACCAGCGCGATGTGTACCAGACTCTGGTTGGCCTGCTGCGCCTGCTGCATGCCAACGAGGAGCAGTACACTGAGCAAATTTACGCTCAGATCGGCCTTGTGGAGGAAGTGAAGACCTTCCTGCGCTACAACGCCAACAAGGCGATGATGAATCTGGGTCTTGACCCGCTGTTCGCTGAGGAAGAGATCAATCCGATCGTCCAGAACGGAATCAGCACCCACACCAAGCAGCATGATTTCTTCTCCAAGAAGGGCAACGGCTATGTGCGTGCGATGAATGTTGAGCCTTTGCGGGATGAGGATTTTAATTTTTGA
- a CDS encoding response regulator transcription factor, which yields MWKVVIIDDDFQVVRGLRKVIPWAELDAEFAGEAIDGEAGLKLIAEVNPDIVLTDIYMPVMNGIQMIEQLKAGGFAGRFVILSGYNDFEYARTALRLGVDDYLTKPVTVEQIRSVLSETIEKLEETYLQRLELGSAPSPERREALCLEEWLAGELNGWGQSSAVSVPPELLRERKFTVLIMEVLWTERIRSISLADWSLFKFAVSNIASEVFSREWPEFCFVWLFGNHAALLLPSPVHQAEAEIVQAAGRLGELMVGSMKTYLGLEVRFGTGEVKSGWSGIKASGEEAMQRMFAKQPQQGPSGDGDTAGEASGSGPAERAGEMPLLTDYYQSMTKALREDRDDEVMQLIRLYLQHRQPAQPDPVSFRMLAAEVWTMLHNIMLMAGLPGRSDEEGLALRELSELTELPKIEDWLETQIRSLRRAQAPAIQEKHRKAVQFMTEYIHKHYAEDITLEVLASQLYISKNYLNQLFKKVTGETFTNYVIRVRIEKAKALLLEGNHLIYEVSEMVGYQNVPYFSTLFKKYCGVSPSELIKR from the coding sequence ATGTGGAAAGTAGTGATCATTGATGATGATTTCCAGGTCGTCCGGGGCCTGCGCAAGGTGATTCCCTGGGCGGAGCTGGATGCCGAATTCGCCGGTGAAGCTATCGACGGCGAGGCAGGGCTGAAGCTGATCGCCGAAGTTAATCCGGATATAGTGCTGACAGATATTTATATGCCCGTAATGAACGGGATTCAGATGATTGAACAGCTGAAGGCGGGCGGATTCGCCGGACGGTTTGTCATCTTGAGCGGCTACAATGATTTCGAATATGCCCGGACGGCGCTGCGCCTCGGGGTAGATGATTATTTGACCAAGCCTGTGACGGTGGAGCAGATCCGCAGCGTCCTGTCGGAAACGATTGAGAAGCTGGAGGAAACCTATCTGCAGCGCCTGGAGCTTGGAAGCGCGCCGTCCCCGGAGCGCCGCGAAGCATTATGTCTCGAAGAATGGCTGGCAGGCGAGCTGAACGGCTGGGGCCAGAGCTCCGCAGTATCAGTGCCGCCCGAGCTGCTGCGGGAACGGAAGTTCACGGTGCTGATTATGGAGGTGCTGTGGACTGAACGCATCCGCAGCATCTCACTGGCGGACTGGAGCCTGTTCAAATTTGCCGTATCCAACATCGCCAGTGAGGTGTTCAGCCGGGAGTGGCCGGAATTCTGCTTCGTCTGGCTGTTCGGCAATCATGCGGCCCTGCTGCTGCCTTCTCCGGTGCACCAGGCTGAGGCGGAGATTGTCCAGGCGGCCGGACGGCTCGGGGAGCTGATGGTCGGCAGCATGAAGACCTATCTCGGGCTTGAGGTCCGCTTCGGAACCGGAGAGGTGAAATCCGGCTGGAGCGGCATTAAGGCTTCCGGTGAAGAGGCCATGCAGCGGATGTTCGCCAAGCAGCCGCAGCAGGGGCCGTCCGGTGACGGGGATACCGCCGGGGAGGCCTCAGGCAGCGGGCCAGCTGAGCGTGCCGGCGAAATGCCGCTCTTGACCGATTATTATCAGAGCATGACCAAAGCGCTGCGGGAGGACCGCGATGATGAGGTCATGCAGCTGATTAGGCTGTATCTGCAGCATAGGCAGCCGGCCCAGCCTGATCCGGTATCCTTCCGGATGCTGGCAGCCGAGGTATGGACGATGCTGCATAATATTATGCTGATGGCCGGGCTTCCGGGCCGGAGCGACGAGGAAGGGCTGGCCCTGCGCGAGCTGAGTGAGCTGACAGAGCTGCCGAAGATTGAAGACTGGCTGGAAACGCAGATCCGCAGCCTGCGCAGGGCGCAAGCACCGGCGATTCAGGAGAAGCACCGCAAGGCCGTACAATTCATGACCGAATATATCCATAAGCATTACGCTGAAGATATTACTCTGGAGGTTCTGGCCTCGCAGCTGTATATTTCCAAGAACTATTTAAACCAGCTGTTCAAAAAAGTGACCGGCGAGACCTTCACCAACTATGTGATCCGGGTGCGGATTGAGAAGGCCAAAGCACTGCTGCTGGAGGGCAACCACCTGATCTATGAGGTGTCGGAAATGGTCGGTTACCAGAATGTTCCTTATTTCAGCACCCTGTTCAAGAAGTATTGCGGGGTCAGTCCCAGCGAGCTGATCAAACGCTAG
- a CDS encoding sensor histidine kinase translates to MRVNPFKTLRIDVVFFFGFALIVAALVSVTVFFSYVSGSREIADNTSYYQQKLLIELHKKLNTNLADIEQSSNTAAQNLSDAYEKMLDGTQYDKVRGQAGIRSQLNNYVYGMPILQSIHVYSDMKPAYSVQDYVQFLPLAQMEQEDWYEDLRSSDYSWLRERTIKTNSGDTSVISFARRVYNRFNRSVAVMIFNVRVPVFQSLIATEDNRSNLALLDATGKLITATGDPAFFLDNEAQIERHLESQTNGAKRTGDEFLVWSSSLDSQWSLVEITSWSQITAGSLKQTQIILALGIATIVLILLLAVFLSRQFVKPIGLLLKAMSNFSLSKRTPLPEDYKNEFGRLFQGYEKLTYRIEELYESLEEQHERQRAAEIKALQMMINPHFLYNSLDQVNWMAIEASQPQISSMLAHLGQFFRLALSNSDSLVPLSEELAHIESYLQFQKIRWEEGLDYRLRIEEECRNLFVPKIILQPFVENAFIHGFHGKRQASLSIAASVQAEGQLLQITVTDNGRQLQENWQEKRSAKGGYGLRNVRERITALFGEAYGFTLGNSPQGGTQAVILLPLVYTPSLKGGAEDVESSDH, encoded by the coding sequence ATGAGGGTCAACCCCTTCAAAACGCTGCGTATCGATGTTGTGTTCTTTTTCGGCTTCGCGCTGATTGTGGCGGCTCTGGTCAGCGTGACTGTTTTTTTCAGTTATGTAAGCGGGTCCAGGGAAATTGCCGACAATACCTCCTATTACCAACAGAAGCTGCTCATTGAGCTGCACAAGAAGCTGAACACCAATCTCGCAGATATTGAACAAAGCTCCAACACCGCTGCGCAGAACCTGAGTGATGCATATGAGAAAATGCTGGACGGCACGCAGTATGACAAGGTGCGGGGACAGGCAGGCATCCGCTCCCAGCTTAACAATTATGTCTACGGCATGCCGATTCTGCAGTCGATTCATGTCTATTCCGATATGAAGCCTGCTTACAGCGTGCAGGACTATGTCCAGTTTCTGCCGCTGGCCCAAATGGAGCAGGAGGACTGGTATGAGGATCTCCGGAGCTCCGACTACAGCTGGCTGAGAGAGCGGACCATCAAGACCAACAGCGGGGACACCTCGGTCATCAGCTTCGCCCGCAGGGTCTATAACCGCTTCAACCGCTCGGTTGCGGTGATGATCTTTAATGTGCGTGTGCCGGTGTTCCAGTCGCTGATTGCTACGGAGGACAACCGCTCTAATCTGGCACTGCTGGATGCCACGGGCAAGCTGATTACAGCGACCGGTGATCCGGCCTTCTTCCTGGATAATGAGGCACAAATAGAGCGGCATCTGGAATCGCAGACGAATGGCGCCAAGCGGACCGGCGATGAATTTCTGGTCTGGTCCTCCTCGCTGGATTCGCAGTGGTCGCTGGTGGAGATCACCTCCTGGAGCCAGATTACTGCGGGCAGCCTGAAGCAGACCCAGATCATTCTGGCTCTTGGAATCGCTACCATCGTGCTGATTCTGCTGCTGGCTGTGTTCCTGTCACGCCAGTTCGTCAAGCCGATCGGGCTGCTGCTGAAGGCGATGAGCAATTTCTCCCTGAGCAAGCGCACGCCGCTGCCGGAGGATTACAAGAATGAATTCGGCCGTTTATTCCAGGGCTACGAGAAGCTGACTTACCGGATCGAGGAGCTGTATGAGAGCCTGGAGGAGCAGCATGAGCGGCAGCGGGCCGCCGAGATCAAAGCGCTGCAGATGATGATTAATCCCCATTTCCTCTACAATTCGCTGGATCAGGTCAACTGGATGGCGATTGAGGCCTCGCAGCCGCAGATCAGCAGCATGCTGGCGCATCTGGGGCAGTTCTTCCGGCTGGCCCTCTCGAACAGCGACAGCCTCGTGCCGCTGTCAGAGGAGCTGGCCCATATTGAGAGCTATCTGCAGTTCCAGAAGATCCGCTGGGAGGAGGGCCTCGACTACCGCCTGCGGATAGAAGAGGAGTGCAGGAATCTGTTTGTCCCCAAAATCATTCTGCAGCCGTTCGTCGAGAATGCCTTCATTCACGGCTTCCACGGCAAGCGGCAAGCTTCATTGTCTATTGCAGCCAGCGTACAGGCGGAGGGGCAGCTGCTGCAGATTACCGTGACTGATAACGGGCGCCAGCTGCAGGAGAACTGGCAGGAGAAGCGCAGCGCCAAGGGCGGATATGGTCTGCGGAATGTCCGCGAACGGATTACTGCGCTGTTTGGGGAGGCTTACGGCTTCACCCTGGGCAACTCCCCGCAAGGCGGCACACAGGCCGTTATTCTTCTGCCGCTAGTCTATACACCATCGCTGAAAGGGGGAGCTGAAGATGTGGAAAGTAGTGATCATTGA
- the nrdE gene encoding class 1b ribonucleoside-diphosphate reductase subunit alpha encodes MRHIELNNMLMKRDESGFFQLDKDQEAVAEFMAEVGRRSLTFTDTKAKVDYMIANDYYEDLYDRYSAAEMEDVYRIAHEYNFRFPSYMAASKFYTDYAVKTNDRKQYLEHYPDRVAVVALHLGRGNVETARTLARSMMEQRLQPATPTFLNAGKSRRGEMVSCFLLEMDDSLNSINYVLNTCMQLSKIGGGVAVNLSKLRSRGETIKGVEDAAKGIMPVLKLMEDGFSYADQMGQRKGSGAAYYNIFGWDVLEFLDSKKINADERTRLKTLSIGLIVPNRFYKLAQDNQPLHVFAPYTVYQAYGTHLDDMDLDEMYDTLLADPRVKKKIAMSARDMLTKIAMIQLESGYPYIMNKSNANSAHALKNVGQVKMSNLCTEIFQLQETSEINNYGEQDVIRRDISCNLASLNIVNVMEHGKIRESVHEGMLALTAVSDMTTVSNAPGVAKANKEMHSVGLGVMNLHGYFAKNKIAYESEQARDFARTFFMTMNFHSIEKSMEIAAETGETFYGFAESDYASGEYFERYITTDYTPVTAKAQELFQGIAIPTQEDWKQLRDNVMKNGLYHAYRLAIAPTASISYIQNATSSVMPIVEQIETRTYANSTTYYPMPYLRPDNVFYYKSAYQMDQFKVIDLIAEIQPHIDQGISTVLHVNSDVTTRELARSYLYAAHKGLKSLYYTRTNKLSVEECLACSI; translated from the coding sequence TTGCGGCATATTGAACTGAACAACATGTTAATGAAGAGAGACGAGAGCGGCTTTTTCCAGCTTGATAAGGACCAGGAGGCGGTAGCCGAGTTCATGGCAGAGGTAGGGCGGCGCAGCCTGACCTTCACGGATACGAAAGCCAAGGTTGATTATATGATCGCAAATGATTACTACGAGGACCTGTACGACCGTTACAGCGCGGCTGAGATGGAGGATGTCTACCGGATTGCCCACGAATATAATTTCCGGTTCCCTTCCTATATGGCGGCTTCCAAGTTCTATACAGACTATGCCGTCAAAACCAATGACCGTAAGCAATACCTCGAGCACTATCCGGACCGTGTAGCGGTCGTGGCCCTGCATCTGGGACGCGGCAATGTGGAGACTGCCCGTACGTTAGCCCGCTCGATGATGGAGCAGCGCCTGCAGCCGGCTACGCCGACCTTCCTCAATGCCGGCAAAAGCCGCCGCGGCGAAATGGTCTCCTGCTTCCTGCTGGAGATGGATGACTCGCTCAACTCGATTAACTACGTGCTGAACACCTGCATGCAGCTGTCCAAGATCGGCGGCGGCGTTGCCGTCAATCTGTCCAAGCTGCGCTCGCGCGGCGAGACGATCAAGGGTGTTGAAGATGCAGCCAAGGGCATTATGCCTGTCCTGAAGCTGATGGAAGACGGCTTCTCCTATGCCGACCAGATGGGCCAGCGCAAAGGCTCTGGAGCCGCTTACTATAACATCTTCGGCTGGGATGTACTGGAGTTCCTGGACAGCAAGAAGATCAACGCCGACGAAAGAACACGCCTGAAGACGTTGTCTATCGGCCTGATCGTGCCGAACCGCTTCTACAAGCTGGCACAGGATAATCAGCCGCTGCATGTGTTCGCTCCTTATACCGTGTATCAGGCGTACGGCACACATCTTGATGATATGGATCTGGATGAAATGTATGATACCCTGCTCGCCGATCCGCGCGTAAAAAAGAAAATCGCCATGAGCGCACGCGACATGCTGACCAAAATCGCCATGATCCAGCTTGAATCGGGCTATCCTTATATTATGAACAAGAGCAATGCAAATAGCGCCCACGCCCTGAAGAATGTCGGCCAGGTCAAGATGTCGAACCTGTGCACCGAGATTTTCCAGCTGCAGGAGACTTCGGAGATCAACAACTACGGAGAGCAGGATGTCATCCGCCGCGATATCAGCTGCAACCTGGCTTCCCTCAACATCGTGAACGTCATGGAGCACGGCAAAATCCGCGAATCCGTTCATGAAGGCATGCTCGCCCTGACCGCAGTCAGCGATATGACTACCGTCTCGAACGCTCCCGGTGTAGCCAAAGCGAATAAAGAGATGCACTCGGTCGGCCTTGGCGTAATGAACCTGCACGGCTACTTCGCCAAGAACAAGATCGCTTATGAAAGTGAGCAGGCCCGCGACTTCGCCCGCACCTTCTTCATGACGATGAACTTCCACTCGATTGAGAAGAGTATGGAGATTGCTGCGGAAACGGGTGAAACGTTCTACGGATTTGCTGAATCCGATTATGCGAGCGGCGAGTACTTCGAGCGTTATATTACAACGGATTACACTCCGGTTACGGCGAAAGCGCAGGAGCTGTTCCAGGGCATCGCAATTCCAACCCAGGAAGACTGGAAGCAGCTGCGTGATAACGTGATGAAGAACGGACTGTACCATGCTTACCGTCTGGCGATTGCACCAACCGCGAGCATCTCCTATATCCAGAATGCCACGTCCAGTGTAATGCCGATTGTGGAGCAGATCGAGACCCGTACCTATGCGAACTCGACCACATACTATCCGATGCCTTATTTGCGTCCGGACAATGTGTTCTATTATAAATCCGCGTACCAGATGGACCAGTTCAAGGTGATTGACCTGATTGCGGAAATTCAGCCCCATATCGACCAGGGTATCTCTACCGTCCTGCATGTGAACAGTGATGTAACGACCCGTGAGCTGGCCCGCTCTTACCTGTATGCGGCGCATAAAGGGCTGAAATCCCTGTATTACACCCGGACCAACAAACTGTCTGTCGAGGAATGCCTGGCCTGCTCGATCTAA
- the nrdI gene encoding class Ib ribonucleoside-diphosphate reductase assembly flavoprotein NrdI produces MLIAYDSKTGNVRRFINKLKLPAVQIEEHMTIDEPYVLVTYTTGFGQIPAKVSSFLEKNHSRLKGIAASGNKNWGELYAHSADLIAERYNVPVVGKFELSGTFGDVERIKQEVSRVAAY; encoded by the coding sequence ATGTTGATTGCTTACGACTCCAAGACCGGCAATGTCCGGCGGTTCATCAATAAGCTGAAGCTGCCGGCCGTGCAGATTGAAGAGCATATGACGATTGACGAGCCTTACGTGCTTGTTACATATACCACCGGATTCGGCCAGATTCCAGCGAAAGTCTCTTCATTCTTAGAGAAGAACCATTCCCGGCTTAAAGGCATTGCCGCGAGCGGCAACAAGAACTGGGGAGAGCTGTACGCGCACAGCGCAGATTTGATTGCAGAGCGTTACAACGTACCGGTAGTCGGCAAGTTCGAGCTGTCGGGGACATTCGGTGATGTGGAAAGAATTAAACAGGAGGTGAGCCGGGTTGCGGCATATTGA
- a CDS encoding ABC transporter permease encodes MINLLKMDWHRFRRNKIMYLLLLIFCAFQIFGIYMMQQYAQPPEEGGIQIGSLNESDFIQYTISQPPSWMLIYIAVFTVYFYMSEWNSGFYKNYISMRKARIYSVLSKIVILGVFVSMMFLTLLIADWIGRRLFLGNTDMGDFAYLLKLLSSQFLLHWAFSLLILCIAMIAKNLLVSLTAGFILALNVIGMLLAALESQIGGVQLTKYLLISTIVRVKDFNSAADTLHTAGVAVTFILLCGLLAVRYKIKEDLN; translated from the coding sequence ATGATTAATCTCCTCAAGATGGACTGGCACCGCTTCAGGCGTAATAAAATTATGTATCTGCTGCTGCTAATTTTCTGCGCGTTCCAAATTTTCGGTATTTATATGATGCAGCAATATGCGCAGCCGCCGGAAGAGGGGGGGATCCAGATCGGCAGCTTAAATGAGAGTGACTTCATCCAATATACGATCTCACAGCCGCCCTCATGGATGCTGATCTACATTGCGGTGTTCACGGTCTATTTTTATATGAGCGAGTGGAACTCCGGCTTCTATAAGAACTATATCTCTATGAGAAAAGCAAGAATCTATTCTGTATTATCAAAAATAGTGATCCTCGGTGTTTTTGTATCTATGATGTTCCTTACATTGCTGATTGCGGATTGGATTGGCAGAAGGCTGTTTTTAGGGAATACGGATATGGGTGACTTTGCGTATCTCCTGAAGCTGCTCAGCAGCCAATTTTTGCTGCACTGGGCATTTTCGCTGCTTATCCTCTGTATTGCCATGATCGCTAAGAATCTGCTGGTCAGCCTGACAGCCGGATTCATACTGGCCCTGAATGTTATAGGCATGCTGCTGGCTGCGCTCGAATCCCAGATCGGCGGCGTTCAGCTGACCAAATATCTGCTCATTAGCACGATCGTCCGGGTTAAGGATTTCAATAGTGCAGCGGACACTCTGCATACGGCCGGCGTCGCAGTTACGTTTATTCTATTGTGCGGTCTCCTTGCCGTCCGTTATAAAATAAAGGAGGATCTGAATTAA